A part of Triplophysa dalaica isolate WHDGS20190420 chromosome 17, ASM1584641v1, whole genome shotgun sequence genomic DNA contains:
- the prdm9 gene encoding histone-lysine N-methyltransferase PRDM9, with amino-acid sequence MSDSPDLPPSDEQNLEIQGSVTNCSDAVTAGQEENMFNDRQYYCEMCHQHFVDRCEVHGAPLFTYDSPATKGTPQRALLTLPQGLVIGRSSIPNAGLGVFNQGQTVPLGMHFGPFDGEVTSEEKALDSSNSWVICRANNQCSYMDVERDTHSNWMKYVVCSTSEMEQNLVAFQQNGQILFRCCRSISPGQELRVWYSEEYAKGLGTIWDKIWDRKCTPPGKTEEHSQECPCPHCCYSFPTSFYLGIHVKRSHPDQYAQFLQTQPNVSTDHSLVVDVDQCLLASDALPPRQVQPNTDYCQGQVSSQNGHDLEKSDITDLSDICKKGSNETTNGVTDVSGEPNKCGECDRNFLRSCHLKRHQRTIHFKEKPYCCSQCRKCFSQATGLKRHQQTHRNEEKQIDATIPSDIHPCTECSFSFVTKVNLFQHLKRHHHGEYLRLVANGSLTPQNEATEAQFDKNDPPYEPSVSSGKSVKSRLSRRIRPKKVPTGRPRGRPPKNKHKAAAEAHTALPVCAKCEQSFSDSELQKTHQCPGKANKEPEEPQEAPDSHHVCGECKRVFVNIDLLKAHDCIQLEGGPYSCLSCNLHFNRLCNLRRHERTIHSKERPYCCTQCLKSFAQSSGLKRHQQSHSRRKALLQSSAQENDTIFLCTYCPFSFTGEHYLHKHIRRHHPEMSGKYLSFDGVFSGEKPHSCTQCSKSFSTIKGFKNHTCFKQGDKVYLCPDCGKAFSWFNSLKQHQRIHTGEKPYTCQQCGKSFVHAGQLNVHLRTHTGEKPFLCAQCGESFRQSGDLRRHEQKHSGVRPCRCPDCGKSFSRPQSLKAHQQLHDGTKLFPCGQCGKSFTRGYHLTRHLQKMHSSLP; translated from the exons atgtCGGACAGTCCAG ACTTGCCACCAAGCGATGAACAGAATTTGGAGATACAAGGCTCTGTTACTAACTGCTCAGATGCGGTGACTGCGGGACAAgaggaaaacatgtttaatgacCGACAGTACT ATTGTGAGATGTGCCACCAGCACTTCGTAGATCGGTGCGAGGTTCATGGGGCGCCGTTATTTACTTACGATTCACCAGCGACTAAGGGGACTCCTCAGAGGGCTCTCTTAACACTCCCACAAGGTTTGGTGATAGGCAGATCAAGCATTCCCAATGCAGGACTTGGAGTTTTCAACCAAGGCCAGACTGTGCCTTTGGGGATGCATTTTGGACCTTTTGATGGAGAGGTGACCAGTGAGGAAAAGGCATTAGATAGTTCAAATTCTTGGGTA ATTTGCAGAGCCAATAATCAATGTAGTTACATGGATGTAGAGAGAGATACTCACTCCAACTGGATGAA GTATGTGGTGTGCTCAACAAGTGAGATGGAGCAGAATCTTGTTGCATTTCAGCAAAATGGACAGATTCTGTTTCGTTGTTGTCGGTCTATTAGCCCAGGCCAGGAGTTAAGAGTGTGGTATTCTGAAGAATATGCAAAAGGCCTTGGCACCATCTGGGATAAGATCTGGGACAGAAAATGCACCCCTCCTG GGAAAACCGAAGAACACTCTCAAGAATGCCCTTGTCCCCATTGCTGTTACTCCTTTCCAACCTCTTTTTATCTGGGTATTCATGTGAAACGTTCACACCCAGATCAGTATGCACAATTCTTGCAGACACAGCCAAATGTGTCCACAGACCACTCGCTAGTAGTAGATGTAGACCAGTGCCTCCTGGCCTCTGATGCACTTCCTCCAAGACAGGTGCAGCCAAACACAGATTACTGTCAGGGTCAGGTTTCAAGCCAAAATGGACATGACCTAGAAAAGTCAGACATCACAGATTTGTCTGATATATGCAAGAAGGGTTCCAACGAGACCACAAACGGTGTAACCGATGTCTCTGGAGAACCAAATAAATGTGGTGAGTGTGACCGCAATTTTCTGAGGTCTTGTCATCTGAAGAGACATCAGCGCACTATCCACTTCAAGGAGAAGCCTTATTGCTGCAGCCAATGTAGGAAGTGCTTCAGTCAGGCAACAGGCCTGAAGAGACACCAACAGACCCACCGGAACGAGGAGAAACAAATTGATGCGACCATACCTTCTGATATACACCCCTGCACCGAGTGTTCGTTCTCTTTTGTGACCAAAGTCAATTTATTCCAACATCTCAAGCGCCATCATCACGGTGAGTACCTCAGATTAGTTGCGAATGGCTCGCTCACACCACAGAATGAGGCTACAGAGGCTCAATTCGACAAGAATGACCCACCCTACGAACCTTCAGTTAGCTCGGGAAAGTCTGTGAAGAGCCGCTTGAGCCGTAGGATTCGTCCTAAAAAAGTGCCTACTGGACGACCCCGAGGCCGACCGCCGAAGAATAAGCATAAAGCCGCAGCCGAGGCACACACGGCTTTACCGGTCTGCGCTAAATGTGAACAAAGCTTTTCTGATTCAGAGTTGCAAAAAACTCACCAATGTCCTGGAAAAGCCAACAAAGAGCCGGAGGAACCGCAAGAAGCACCTGATTCCCATCACGTTTGTGGCGAATGCAAAAGAGTTTTCGTTAATATTGATCTTCTCAAAGCCCACGATTGTATTCAGCTGGAAGGTGGGCCTTACAGCTGCTTGAGCTGTAACCTTCACTTCAACCGTTTGTGTAACCTTCGCCGCCACGAGCGCACCATCCACTCTAAGGAGAGGCCCTACTGCTGCACGCAGTGCCTTAAGTCTTTCGCCCAGTCCTCTGGCTTGAAGCGCCATCAGCAGAGCCACTCACGCCGGAAAGCGCTCCTTCAGAGCTCTGCGCAGGAGAACGACAccatttttctctgtacctACTGCCCTTTCTCCTTCACGGGTGAACACTACCTTCACAAACACATACGGCGACACCACCCAGAGATGAGCGGCAAATATCTGAGTTTCGATGGGGTTTTCTCGGGGGAAAAGCCACACAGCTGCACCCAGTGCTCAAAGAGCTTTAGCACAATCAAGGGCTTTAAGAACCACACCTGCTTTAAGCAGGGAGATAAAGTCTACCTTTGCCCCGACTGCGGGAAGGCATTCAGTTGGTTTAACAGCCTCAAGCAACATCAGCGCATCCACACGGGTGAAAAACCGTACACGTGTCAACAGTGCGGGAAGAGTTTCGTGCACGCGGGACAACTGAACGTGCACCTCCGCACGCACACGGGAGAGAAGCCGTTCCTCTGCGCGCAATGCGGGGAGAGTTTCAGGCAGTCCGGAGACCTGAGGCGGCATGAGCAGAAGCATTCGGGAGTTCGGCCATGCCGCTGCCCAGATTGTGGGAAAAGCTTCAGTCGACCGCAGAGTCTCAAGGCTCACCAACAGCTTCACGACGGCACCAAGCTTTTCCCCTGTGGTCAGTGCGGGAAAAGCTTTACTCGTGGATACCACTTGACCCGACATCTCCAGAAAATGCACTCTTCACTACCGTAG